In one window of Kitasatospora sp. MMS16-BH015 DNA:
- a CDS encoding GNAT family N-acetyltransferase, giving the protein MEQPLDVPELAAGEGFTLRPWRLSDLDLVREAAEDDHIPLITTVPSLFSDAEGVAFVERQWERATTRAGYSFVIVNPAGEPVGNMGLWLKDLGQGRASLGYWVVKSARGRGAAGIALEAVAGWARRELRIPRLELYVEPWNSASMRTAERVGFQREGLMRSWQQVGAERRDMFMYSLLSDGQ; this is encoded by the coding sequence ATGGAGCAACCTCTTGATGTGCCCGAACTCGCTGCGGGTGAAGGTTTCACACTGCGACCGTGGCGGTTGTCGGACCTTGACCTCGTCCGTGAAGCGGCAGAGGACGATCACATTCCGTTGATCACGACGGTGCCTTCGCTGTTCTCCGACGCGGAGGGCGTCGCGTTCGTCGAGCGGCAGTGGGAGCGGGCCACCACCAGGGCTGGGTACTCGTTCGTCATCGTCAATCCTGCCGGTGAGCCGGTCGGCAACATGGGGCTGTGGCTCAAGGACCTGGGGCAGGGCCGCGCGTCACTTGGCTACTGGGTCGTCAAGTCAGCCCGAGGTCGGGGTGCTGCCGGGATCGCGCTCGAGGCAGTTGCCGGCTGGGCTCGGCGGGAACTGCGCATTCCCCGGCTGGAGCTCTATGTGGAGCCGTGGAACAGCGCTTCCATGCGGACCGCAGAGCGCGTCGGTTTCCAACGCGAGGGCCTGATGAGGAGCTGGCAGCAGGTCGGGGCCGAGCGTCGGGACATGTTCATGTACTCGCTGCTGAGCGACGGGCAGTGA
- a CDS encoding IS5 family transposase — protein MSKSIFREALLPHSYGGAAAGSSSATLACDCLAHRFGNAGDHGMRERRYPTDMSNVEWALARPLLPVPGWLRGRGGQPEAYCHRAILDAIRYLVDNGTKWRAIPGDFPPWDRVYAFFRRWRDHGLVREFHDRLRRRVREQAGRDPEPSAGVIDSQSVKADAVVGADSRGFDGGKLINGRKRHVVVDTLGLLLAVMVTAADVGDRAAAQKLLAQVAAAHHWLALVWADGGYTGSLVEYSLAVLSVVLAIVRRSDDMRGFVVLPKRWIVERCFAHLMRSRRLVRDFERSTGSAEAMVYWSMTTLMTRRLAQPRPSRA, from the coding sequence GTGTCGAAGTCAATCTTCCGGGAGGCCCTGTTGCCGCATTCCTACGGCGGCGCCGCGGCGGGGTCCAGTTCGGCCACCCTGGCGTGTGACTGTCTGGCTCACCGATTCGGGAACGCCGGCGACCACGGGATGCGCGAACGCCGCTACCCGACCGACATGTCCAACGTCGAGTGGGCGCTGGCACGGCCGTTGCTGCCCGTGCCGGGTTGGCTACGCGGCCGGGGCGGCCAGCCTGAAGCCTACTGCCACCGAGCGATATTGGACGCGATCCGCTACCTGGTCGACAACGGCACGAAGTGGAGGGCCATCCCGGGCGACTTCCCGCCGTGGGATCGGGTCTACGCGTTCTTCCGGCGCTGGCGCGACCACGGCCTGGTCCGAGAGTTCCACGATCGGCTCCGCCGCCGAGTGCGCGAGCAGGCCGGGCGGGATCCGGAGCCGAGCGCGGGCGTGATCGACTCCCAGTCGGTCAAGGCCGACGCCGTCGTCGGCGCAGACAGCCGCGGCTTCGACGGCGGCAAGTTGATCAATGGCCGCAAGCGGCACGTCGTGGTCGACACCCTCGGCCTGCTGCTCGCGGTGATGGTCACCGCCGCGGACGTCGGCGACCGAGCCGCCGCCCAGAAGCTGCTCGCCCAGGTCGCGGCCGCGCACCACTGGCTGGCCCTGGTCTGGGCCGACGGCGGCTATACCGGCAGCCTCGTCGAGTACAGCCTCGCGGTCCTCTCCGTAGTCCTCGCAATCGTCAGGCGCAGCGACGACATGCGCGGTTTCGTGGTGCTGCCGAAGAGGTGGATCGTGGAGAGGTGCTTCGCTCACTTGATGCGAAGCCGCCGCCTCGTGCGCGACTTCGAGCGCTCCACCGGCAGCGCGGAGGCGATGGTCTACTGGTCGATGACGACGCTCATGACCCGGCGCCTTGCCCAGCCACGTCCTTCGCGAGCGTGA
- a CDS encoding S1 RNA-binding domain-containing protein, whose product MINQLRPGVVRTVKVIGFDGADILVQLVDAEGEATEIGRIPLHEASMRRIEHPSALFEVGQEIDAEEIGRWREGQLHLSARACEIPALRSFLLALERGQVVTGTVSEVHNFGVFVHVDGEPEGLCTGFIRVPDLTWGWINHPSEAVEAGQRITAEVITAETRSGQVTLSLKALQEDPLIRFADQASRILTGPITKIVPFGVFVQLAPDVVEFLHLSELTDEPTETPDQLVDEGQLITVKVAEVDLQRHRVRLGAVGGADRT is encoded by the coding sequence TTGATCAACCAGCTCCGGCCGGGGGTTGTGAGAACGGTGAAGGTCATCGGATTCGACGGAGCGGACATCCTGGTGCAGCTCGTGGATGCCGAAGGAGAAGCGACCGAGATCGGTCGGATTCCTCTGCATGAAGCGTCGATGCGTCGGATCGAGCATCCATCCGCGCTGTTTGAGGTCGGCCAGGAGATCGATGCCGAAGAAATCGGGCGTTGGCGCGAAGGGCAGCTTCACCTCTCCGCCAGGGCGTGCGAGATCCCGGCCCTGCGGTCCTTCCTCCTCGCGCTCGAACGCGGGCAGGTCGTCACCGGGACGGTCTCCGAGGTTCACAACTTCGGGGTCTTCGTTCACGTCGACGGCGAACCCGAGGGCCTGTGCACCGGCTTCATTCGGGTGCCGGACCTGACGTGGGGCTGGATCAACCACCCCTCCGAGGCAGTCGAAGCCGGCCAGCGGATCACCGCTGAGGTGATCACCGCCGAGACGCGCTCTGGTCAGGTCACGCTCTCCTTGAAGGCTCTGCAGGAAGATCCACTCATTCGGTTCGCGGATCAGGCCAGCCGAATCCTCACCGGGCCGATCACCAAGATCGTTCCCTTTGGCGTGTTCGTGCAGCTTGCCCCTGACGTTGTCGAGTTCCTGCATCTCTCTGAGCTGACTGACGAGCCGACCGAGACTCCGGATCAGCTTGTCGATGAGGGCCAGCTGATCACGGTGAAGGTCGCCGAGGTCGACCTCCAGCGTCACCGGGTGCGGCTGGGCGCCGTCGGCGGAGCGGACAGAACCTAG
- a CDS encoding phytanoyl-CoA dioxygenase family protein produces MDDERILLDSVRMARFVARGSLRLDAVVPAELNAEALAVLPRGVPSAPYGTPLSQAYAPDSFTARLLAVPQVEGALRSLVGPEPLVDHHAVHVREPRGGEAQPLHADAIIDVRPDAFDVQLMYYPHEVTLEMGGTLSVPGSHLRRINETDTGRYQNLRGQDRLVCPAGTVVFLHHGLWHGGRRNDSGTTRYMYKIRFNPTVRQRLLWDTSDLDDPRVVAELDVGFPWYEQATGRLERYNRTLLWRELTGDPDFDLDNWVTRVSNRPQGVTA; encoded by the coding sequence ATGGACGATGAACGGATTCTGCTCGACTCAGTCCGGATGGCCCGGTTCGTGGCCCGTGGATCGCTCCGGCTGGACGCGGTGGTGCCGGCCGAGCTGAACGCCGAGGCGTTGGCGGTGCTGCCGCGGGGGGTGCCGTCGGCCCCGTACGGGACGCCTCTGTCGCAGGCGTACGCCCCGGACTCGTTCACCGCCAGGCTGCTGGCGGTGCCGCAGGTCGAAGGCGCACTGCGCAGCCTGGTCGGCCCCGAGCCGCTGGTGGACCACCACGCCGTGCACGTGCGCGAGCCCCGGGGCGGGGAGGCGCAGCCGCTGCACGCGGACGCCATCATCGACGTCCGGCCGGACGCCTTCGACGTACAGCTGATGTACTACCCGCACGAGGTGACGCTGGAGATGGGCGGCACCCTCAGCGTGCCCGGCAGCCACCTGCGCCGGATCAACGAGACGGACACCGGCCGCTACCAGAACCTGCGCGGGCAGGACCGGCTGGTCTGCCCGGCCGGGACGGTGGTGTTCCTGCACCACGGCCTCTGGCACGGCGGTCGCCGCAACGACAGCGGCACGACCCGCTACATGTACAAGATCCGCTTCAATCCGACGGTCCGTCAGCGACTGCTGTGGGACACCTCGGACCTGGACGACCCGCGGGTGGTTGCCGAACTGGACGTCGGGTTCCCCTGGTACGAACAGGCCACCGGGCGGCTGGAGCGCTACAACCGCACCTTGTTGTGGCGGGAGCTGACCGGCGATCCCGACTTCGACCTCGACAACTGGGTGACCAGGGTCTCCAACCGGCCCCAGGGGGTGACGGCATGA
- a CDS encoding arabinofuranosidase catalytic domain-containing protein yields the protein MHHRTPSAAPGSRLSRPAAVLLLVLALATALLGGPAVASGAVAGAGPAATRPAAVAPLPCDLYASGGAPCIAAHATTRALFAGYNGPLYQVQRGSDHAYKDVGLLTVGGYADASVQTSFCAGTSCTITKIYDQTSHHNDLSISWGGYWKGPGPNGADVGADASALPVTAGGHQVFGVKVTQGVGYRIDHADGAPTGSQPEGIYLVTSSDFTNQWCCFDYGSGENSHTDTGNATMNAIYWGNACWFGGCTGTGPWVEADLENGMFHTGSGSNKDPGNQGVHFPFVSAMEKNNGTSNFTLKYGNAASGGLTTPYSGALPGGYSPMKTDSSLLLGTGGDNSVSGQGEFFEGAITAGFPTDATENSVQASITSAGYGSSGSGGTAAPLRSSSANRCLDVPNLSQTNGTQTQLWDCSGGTNQQWTPTAAKELRVYGGKCLDAEAKGTANGTKAIIWDCNGQTNQQWNLNADGTVTSVQSGLCLDVSAYGTANGTLIQLWQCTGAGNQKWSRS from the coding sequence ATGCACCACCGCACGCCCTCCGCCGCTCCCGGCTCACGCCTGAGCAGGCCGGCCGCCGTGTTGCTCCTGGTCCTCGCGCTGGCGACGGCACTGCTCGGCGGCCCGGCCGTCGCGAGCGGGGCCGTCGCGGGGGCGGGCCCCGCCGCTACCCGCCCAGCCGCCGTGGCCCCGCTGCCCTGCGACCTCTACGCGAGCGGCGGTGCGCCCTGCATCGCCGCCCATGCCACCACCCGGGCGCTGTTCGCGGGGTACAACGGCCCGCTGTACCAGGTCCAGCGCGGCTCCGACCACGCCTACAAGGACGTGGGCCTGCTCACGGTCGGCGGCTACGCCGACGCCTCGGTCCAGACCTCGTTCTGCGCCGGTACGTCCTGCACGATCACCAAGATCTACGACCAGACCAGTCACCACAACGACCTGTCCATCTCGTGGGGCGGCTACTGGAAGGGCCCGGGCCCGAACGGCGCCGACGTCGGTGCCGACGCCTCGGCGCTGCCCGTCACGGCCGGCGGGCACCAGGTGTTCGGTGTGAAGGTCACGCAAGGCGTGGGCTACCGCATCGACCACGCCGACGGCGCCCCCACCGGCTCCCAGCCCGAGGGCATCTACCTGGTGACCTCCTCGGACTTCACCAACCAGTGGTGCTGCTTCGACTACGGGAGCGGCGAGAACAGCCACACCGACACCGGCAACGCCACCATGAACGCCATCTACTGGGGCAACGCCTGCTGGTTCGGCGGCTGCACCGGTACCGGCCCGTGGGTCGAGGCCGACCTGGAGAACGGCATGTTCCACACCGGCAGCGGCTCCAACAAGGACCCCGGCAACCAGGGCGTCCACTTCCCGTTCGTCAGCGCGATGGAGAAGAACAACGGGACCAGCAACTTCACGCTGAAGTACGGGAACGCCGCGAGCGGCGGGCTCACCACCCCCTACTCCGGTGCCCTGCCGGGTGGTTACTCGCCGATGAAGACCGACAGCTCCCTGCTGCTCGGCACCGGCGGCGACAACAGCGTCTCCGGCCAGGGCGAGTTCTTCGAGGGCGCGATCACGGCGGGCTTCCCCACGGACGCCACCGAGAACTCGGTGCAGGCGAGCATCACCTCGGCCGGGTACGGCAGTTCGGGATCCGGAGGCACCGCCGCCCCGCTGCGCAGCAGCAGCGCCAACCGCTGCCTGGACGTCCCGAACCTCAGCCAGACCAACGGCACCCAGACCCAGCTGTGGGACTGCAGCGGTGGCACCAACCAGCAGTGGACGCCCACCGCCGCCAAGGAGTTGCGGGTCTACGGCGGCAAGTGCCTGGACGCCGAGGCCAAGGGCACGGCGAACGGCACCAAGGCGATCATCTGGGACTGCAACGGCCAGACCAACCAGCAGTGGAACCTCAACGCCGACGGCACCGTCACCAGCGTGCAGTCGGGCCTCTGCCTGGACGTCAGCGCCTACGGCACCGCGAACGGCACCCTGATCCAGCTCTGGCAGTGCACCGGTGCCGGCAACCAGAAGTGGTCCCGTAGTTGA
- a CDS encoding ricin-type beta-trefoil lectin domain protein, with amino-acid sequence MKPPTHRSTPASGRLTRGALVAALAVAGFAAAPVAASQAATTTTLFVSPTGSGTACSASAPCSLAQAKSSVEAVNGSMTGDISVQLAGGTYRLTAPLRLGSADSGSNGHQVVWQAAPGANPVLSGGQQVIGWTLKDATNNIYAATVPTGTDSRQLYVDGMLAPRAAITVSRNDVNITAAGLTIVNPALNYLASLPQQNRIELESQNSFTDRFAPVQSISGTTVTMQQPAWNNNNWGYDTLFKPFAGGSLQLENSYAFLNTAGQWYLDPSAGQLYYKAPAGWQAGAHDIELPRLTSLVQIGGSSYSSPAHDITFQGIGFSHTTWLQPGTNTGYADQQSGAFLGSAFTQPADFMTSCQSGCQLFEATRNGWSQVPAAVQVSAASAITFAGNTFAHLGQVGLGIGNDADAHATGVGLGASGITVSGNTFTDDSGAGIVVGGVRPDAHHPSDAAMTNQNITIQSNRISDVAKDYKDMAGILSTYVTHAVITHNEVSDLAYDGIDVGWGWGANDAGGSQDYRNRGLYNYQPVYTTATTLKNTVISYNKVHGTKKVFHDGGSIYTLSADPGTSIDHNYVYDNRNTVGLYLDEGSRSEALSSNVVQDSGVWAFTNASGSNNTNDNTFSGNWYNGGATQVATGAPHNNVLTGNVQVSGTSWPSGAQQVIAQAGVTGGSTGAVHAVGAGRCLDVPNGSTTLGTQTEVWDCNGQGNQTFTRTANGELTVYSGSGLLCLDAYGKGTTNGTKVAIWSCNGQTNQQWTFNADGTVTGVQSGLCLDVAGAATGNGTLVQLWSCTGQSNQQWTLS; translated from the coding sequence GTGAAACCACCCACCCACCGCAGCACCCCGGCCTCCGGCCGCCTCACCCGAGGGGCCCTCGTCGCGGCCCTGGCCGTCGCCGGCTTCGCGGCCGCGCCCGTCGCGGCCTCGCAGGCGGCCACCACGACCACCCTGTTCGTCTCGCCGACCGGCAGTGGCACCGCCTGCTCCGCCTCGGCCCCCTGTTCGCTGGCCCAGGCGAAGAGCTCCGTGGAGGCCGTCAACGGCAGCATGACCGGCGACATCTCCGTCCAACTGGCTGGCGGCACCTATCGGTTGACCGCTCCACTCAGGCTCGGCAGCGCGGACTCCGGCAGCAACGGCCACCAGGTGGTCTGGCAGGCTGCCCCCGGGGCCAACCCGGTGCTGTCCGGCGGCCAGCAGGTGATCGGCTGGACCTTGAAGGACGCCACGAACAACATCTACGCGGCGACCGTCCCCACCGGCACCGACTCACGGCAGCTGTACGTCGACGGAATGCTGGCGCCACGGGCCGCGATCACCGTCTCGCGGAACGACGTGAACATCACCGCCGCCGGGTTGACCATCGTCAACCCGGCGCTGAACTACCTCGCTTCGCTGCCGCAGCAGAACCGGATCGAGCTGGAGAGCCAGAACTCCTTCACCGACCGCTTCGCCCCGGTGCAGTCGATCAGCGGCACCACCGTCACCATGCAGCAGCCGGCCTGGAACAACAACAACTGGGGCTACGACACCCTGTTCAAGCCGTTCGCCGGCGGTTCGCTGCAACTGGAGAACTCCTACGCCTTCCTGAACACCGCGGGGCAGTGGTACCTGGACCCGTCGGCGGGCCAGCTGTACTACAAGGCCCCGGCGGGCTGGCAGGCCGGGGCGCACGACATCGAACTGCCCCGGCTGACCTCGCTGGTGCAGATCGGCGGCAGCAGTTACAGCAGCCCCGCGCACGACATCACCTTCCAGGGCATCGGCTTCAGCCACACCACCTGGCTGCAGCCGGGGACGAACACCGGCTACGCCGACCAGCAGAGCGGGGCGTTCCTGGGGAGCGCCTTCACCCAGCCCGCCGACTTCATGACCTCCTGCCAGTCGGGGTGCCAGCTCTTCGAGGCGACCCGCAACGGCTGGAGCCAGGTGCCGGCCGCGGTGCAGGTCTCGGCGGCCTCGGCCATCACCTTCGCCGGGAACACCTTCGCGCACCTGGGCCAGGTGGGTCTCGGCATCGGCAACGACGCCGACGCGCACGCCACGGGCGTCGGGCTCGGCGCGTCCGGCATCACGGTCTCGGGCAACACCTTCACCGACGACTCCGGCGCGGGCATCGTGGTCGGTGGCGTGCGGCCCGACGCCCACCACCCCTCCGACGCGGCGATGACGAACCAGAACATCACCATCCAGTCGAACCGGATCAGCGATGTCGCCAAGGACTACAAGGACATGGCCGGGATCCTCTCGACCTACGTCACGCACGCCGTGATCACCCACAACGAGGTGTCCGACCTCGCCTACGACGGCATCGACGTCGGCTGGGGCTGGGGCGCCAACGACGCGGGCGGCAGCCAGGACTACCGCAACCGGGGCCTCTACAACTACCAGCCCGTCTACACCACGGCGACGACCCTGAAGAACACCGTCATCAGCTACAACAAGGTGCACGGCACCAAGAAGGTGTTCCACGACGGCGGCAGCATCTACACGCTGTCCGCCGACCCGGGGACGAGCATCGACCACAACTACGTCTACGACAACAGGAACACCGTCGGCCTCTACCTCGACGAGGGATCCCGGTCCGAGGCCCTGAGCAGCAACGTGGTCCAGGACTCCGGCGTGTGGGCGTTCACCAACGCGAGCGGGAGCAACAACACCAACGACAACACTTTCTCCGGTAACTGGTACAACGGGGGCGCCACCCAGGTCGCCACCGGAGCACCGCACAACAACGTGCTCACCGGTAACGTCCAGGTCAGCGGCACCAGTTGGCCGTCCGGGGCGCAGCAGGTGATCGCCCAGGCGGGTGTCACGGGCGGCAGCACCGGGGCGGTGCACGCGGTCGGCGCCGGCAGGTGCCTGGACGTGCCGAACGGGTCGACCACGCTCGGGACCCAGACCGAGGTCTGGGACTGCAACGGCCAGGGCAACCAGACCTTCACCCGCACCGCGAACGGCGAGCTGACGGTCTACAGCGGCTCCGGCCTGCTCTGCCTGGACGCCTACGGCAAGGGCACCACCAACGGCACCAAGGTCGCGATCTGGAGCTGCAACGGGCAGACCAACCAGCAGTGGACCTTCAACGCCGACGGCACCGTCACCGGCGTCCAGTCCGGGCTCTGCCTGGACGTGGCCGGCGCCGCCACCGGCAACGGCACCCTGGTCCAACTCTGGTCCTGCACCGGCCAGTCCAACCAGCAGTGGACGCTCTCCTGA
- a CDS encoding ricin-type beta-trefoil lectin domain protein encodes MKRRSRLTPVLTALVVLTTALTMALGTGPRAGAAPASPAVAAAGTAGCGKAPLASGAHTLTSSGQTRSYILRVPAGYDQNRAYRLVFGLHWRGGTASDVDSGGTDGYNWSYYGLRKLADADNNGTVFVAPQGFDNGWANSGGQDVTFIDDLTRQLEGGLCIDTTQLFSAGFSYGGAMSYELACARPTVFRAVAVYSGANLSGCDGGTQSIAYMGLHGLRDDVLPISLGRSLRDQFVRNNGCTPQSPPEPASGSLTHTVTAYSGCKSGYPVVWAAFDGAGHDPGPIDGCTCDGWHTWTSGEVWKFFGQFGSGTTPPPPAGRQIVGQASGRCADVPNSSQTNGTQAQLWDCNGQTNQRWTATASKQLTVYGTKCLDASGKGTVDGTPVVIWDCNGGTNQQWNLNADGSIRGVQSGLCLDATGTGTANGTQLQLWACSGAGNQKWTLRS; translated from the coding sequence ATGAAACGCAGGTCCCGACTCACCCCCGTCCTCACCGCGTTGGTCGTCCTCACGACCGCGCTCACCATGGCGCTCGGCACCGGCCCTCGCGCCGGCGCCGCTCCGGCCAGTCCCGCCGTAGCGGCGGCCGGCACCGCCGGCTGCGGGAAGGCACCGCTGGCGAGCGGCGCCCACACCCTCACCAGCAGCGGCCAGACCCGCAGCTACATCCTGCGAGTCCCCGCAGGCTACGACCAGAACCGCGCCTACCGGCTGGTCTTCGGCCTCCACTGGCGCGGCGGCACCGCGAGCGACGTCGACTCCGGCGGCACCGACGGCTACAACTGGTCCTACTACGGGCTCCGGAAGCTGGCCGACGCCGACAACAACGGCACCGTCTTCGTCGCGCCGCAGGGCTTCGACAACGGCTGGGCCAACTCGGGCGGCCAGGACGTCACTTTCATCGACGACCTGACCCGGCAGCTCGAGGGCGGCCTGTGCATCGACACCACCCAGCTCTTCTCCGCCGGTTTCAGCTACGGCGGTGCGATGAGCTACGAGCTCGCCTGCGCCCGTCCGACGGTCTTCCGCGCGGTCGCGGTGTACTCCGGCGCGAACCTCAGTGGATGCGACGGCGGCACCCAGTCGATCGCGTACATGGGGCTGCACGGCCTGCGGGACGACGTCCTGCCGATCTCCCTCGGACGCTCCCTGCGCGACCAGTTCGTCCGGAACAACGGCTGCACCCCGCAGAGTCCGCCCGAGCCGGCGTCCGGCAGTCTGACCCACACCGTCACCGCCTACTCGGGCTGCAAGTCCGGCTACCCGGTCGTGTGGGCCGCCTTCGACGGGGCGGGCCACGATCCCGGCCCGATCGACGGGTGCACCTGCGACGGCTGGCACACCTGGACCTCCGGTGAGGTCTGGAAGTTCTTCGGCCAGTTCGGCTCCGGCACCACTCCCCCGCCGCCCGCCGGCCGGCAGATCGTGGGCCAGGCCTCCGGCCGCTGCGCCGACGTCCCGAACAGCAGCCAGACCAACGGCACCCAGGCCCAGCTGTGGGACTGCAACGGCCAGACCAACCAGCGGTGGACCGCCACCGCGAGCAAGCAGCTCACGGTCTACGGCACCAAGTGCCTGGACGCCTCGGGCAAGGGCACCGTCGACGGCACCCCCGTGGTGATCTGGGACTGCAACGGCGGCACCAACCAGCAGTGGAACCTCAACGCCGACGGCTCGATCAGGGGCGTGCAGTCGGGCCTCTGCCTGGACGCCACCGGCACGGGCACGGCGAACGGCACGCAGCTCCAGCTCTGGGCCTGCTCGGGCGCCGGCAACCAGAAGTGGACCCTGCGCAGTTGA
- a CDS encoding alpha-L-arabinofuranosidase B — protein sequence MTKPPWLRRAARALLATGSTAVLAAGLLTATAGTSQAATQAPCDIYAAGNTPCVAAHSTTRALYAAYNGPLYQVMRASDGATKDIGLLSTGGYADAAQQDAFCAATSCVITVLYDQSGKGNHLTQAPKGAFSGPAAGGNDNLANAVEAPVTVGGHKAYGVYVAPGTGYRNNHTNGIATGDQPEGMYAILDGTHFNGGCCFDYGNAETSSTDTGNGHMEAIYFGNSKVWGYGSGNGPWVMADLENGLFSGANTRFNAGDPSIGDRFVTAAVKGGPGQWAIRSGNAQSGGLATDYSGVRPNASGYNPMHKEGAIILGIGGDNSNGSAGTFYEGVMTSGYPSDATENAVQANITAAGYAGGSTGTGSLTPGSRVSLQATTAPCCTGDYLRHDDADDKVVISPISAASSATDKADASWIVRAGLANSSCLTFESANQPGRFLRHYNFQLHLQADDGGGNFAQDATFCTAPGNSGTGTSFQSANYPTKYLRHYNYTAYIAANGGANAWDATTSWAQDTSWLTAAPWS from the coding sequence ATGACCAAACCCCCCTGGCTCCGCCGTGCCGCCCGCGCGCTGCTCGCCACCGGCAGCACCGCCGTGCTCGCCGCCGGCCTGCTCACCGCCACGGCCGGCACCTCCCAGGCCGCCACCCAGGCGCCGTGCGACATCTACGCCGCGGGCAACACCCCGTGCGTCGCCGCGCACTCCACCACCCGAGCCCTGTACGCGGCCTACAACGGCCCGCTCTACCAGGTCATGCGCGCCTCCGACGGCGCGACCAAGGACATCGGCCTGCTCAGCACCGGCGGATACGCCGACGCCGCGCAGCAGGACGCCTTCTGCGCGGCCACCAGCTGCGTCATCACCGTCCTCTACGACCAGTCAGGCAAGGGCAACCACCTCACCCAGGCCCCCAAGGGCGCCTTCTCCGGCCCGGCCGCGGGCGGCAACGACAACCTGGCCAACGCCGTCGAGGCGCCGGTCACCGTCGGCGGGCACAAGGCGTACGGCGTGTACGTGGCCCCCGGCACCGGCTACCGCAACAACCACACCAACGGCATCGCCACCGGCGACCAGCCCGAGGGCATGTACGCGATCCTCGACGGCACGCACTTCAACGGCGGCTGCTGCTTCGACTACGGCAACGCCGAGACCAGCAGCACCGACACCGGCAACGGTCACATGGAGGCCATCTACTTCGGCAACAGCAAGGTCTGGGGCTACGGCAGCGGCAACGGCCCCTGGGTGATGGCCGACCTGGAGAATGGCCTCTTCTCCGGCGCCAACACCCGCTTCAACGCGGGCGACCCCTCGATCGGCGACCGGTTCGTCACCGCCGCCGTCAAGGGCGGCCCGGGCCAGTGGGCGATCCGCTCCGGCAACGCGCAGTCGGGCGGCCTGGCCACCGACTACAGCGGCGTGCGCCCCAACGCCTCCGGCTACAACCCGATGCACAAGGAGGGCGCCATCATCCTCGGCATCGGCGGCGACAACAGCAACGGCTCGGCCGGCACCTTCTACGAGGGCGTCATGACCTCCGGCTACCCCTCGGACGCCACCGAGAACGCCGTCCAGGCCAACATCACCGCCGCCGGCTACGCCGGCGGATCGACCGGCACCGGCTCGCTCACCCCCGGCTCCCGGGTCTCCCTCCAGGCCACCACCGCCCCCTGCTGCACCGGCGACTACCTGCGGCACGACGACGCCGACGACAAGGTGGTCATCTCGCCCATCAGTGCGGCCAGTTCGGCCACCGACAAGGCCGACGCCAGCTGGATCGTCCGCGCCGGGCTGGCCAACAGCTCCTGCCTGACCTTCGAATCCGCCAACCAGCCCGGCCGCTTCCTGCGCCACTACAACTTCCAGCTGCACCTGCAAGCCGACGACGGTGGCGGCAACTTCGCCCAGGACGCCACCTTCTGCACCGCCCCGGGCAACAGCGGCACCGGCACCTCCTTCCAGTCCGCCAACTACCCGACCAAGTACCTCCGCCACTACAACTACACGGCCTACATCGCCGCCAACGGCGGGGCCAACGCCTGGGACGCCACCACCTCCTGGGCCCAGGACACCAGCTGGCTCACCGCGGCTCCCTGGAGCTGA